A region of Toxorhynchites rutilus septentrionalis strain SRP chromosome 1, ASM2978413v1, whole genome shotgun sequence DNA encodes the following proteins:
- the LOC129761238 gene encoding 5-hydroxytryptamine receptor 1-like, which produces MDPRFLSSLSTLIASPVTPTVAAAVASEAAGSAVETATAAIINSTATSRFLEYLTNGSTTVSPQSALANHPVSVTLTSSLLNNLSTESPLANPTDNDITFQTVAVSIILLAVIIGTIIGNVLVCVAVCLVRKLRRPCNYLLVSLAISDLCVAVLVMPTALLYEALDEWKFGTAFCDIWVSFDVLSCTASILNLCAISVDRYWAITKPLEYGVKSTPRRMIACIVLVWLAAACISLPPLLILGNEHMTNGHPSCSVCQNFFYQIYATLGSFYIPLAVMLFVYNQIFRAARRIVMEEKRAQKRLESAINGSVTTTTTTPTKKYGPGGTVLVSTPQHKRLRFQLAKERKASTTLGIIMSAFIICWLPFFILALVRPFLGEDHPTLSSLFLWLGYANSLLNPIIYATLNRDFRKPFQEILFFRCSSLNNMMREDFYHSQYGDPGSQRLVAKNLGSARESFL; this is translated from the coding sequence ATGGATCCAAGATTTTTGTCATCATTGTCGACATTGATAGCGTCACCGGTAACACCTACAGTAGCTGCTGCCGTCGCGTCGGAGGCTGCTGGCAGTGCTGTCGAAACTGCCACCGCAGCCATCATCAACTCAACAGCGACCTCCAGATTTCTGGAATACCTGACGAACGGTAGCACAACCGTTTCGCCACAGTCCGCCCTCGCAAATCATCCTGTATCAGTAACCCTCACGAGCTCTCTATTAAACAATCTTAGCACCGAGAGTCCCCTTGCAAACCCGACCGATAATGATATAACTTTCCAGACAGTGGCTGTAAGCATAATACTACTAGCCGTAATCATCGGAACCATCATCGGTAATGTGCTAGTTTGCGTGGCGGTTTGCTTGGTACGAAAGCTACGTCGACCCTGCAACTATCTACTAGTCTCCCTAGCGATCTCCGATCTTTGCGTAGCCGTTCTCGTAATGCCAACAGCTCTGTTGTACGAAGCACTGGATGAATGGAAGTTCGGGACGGCCTTCTGCGACATCTGGGTGTCCTTCGATGTGCTCTCCTGCACTGCTTCAATCTTGAACCTGTGTGCCATCTCAGTGGACCGCTACTGGGCCATTACCAAACCGCTCGAGTACGGCGTTAAAAGTACCCCCCGCCGTATGATCGCCTGTATTGTGCTGGTCTGGCTCGCAGCAGCCTGTATATCGCTCCCACCCCTACTAATCCTAGGTAACGAACACATGACCAACGGCCATCCGTCCTGTTCGGTGTGCCAGAACTTCTTCTACCAAATATATGCGACACTTGGTTCCTTCTACATCCCGCTAGCGGTGATGCTCTTCGTGTACAACCAAATCTTCCGTGCCGCCCGTCGGATCGTGATGGAGGAAAAACGAGCCCAGAAGCGGCTCGAGAGTGCTATTAACGGGAGTGTCACAACCACTACTACCACCCCGACCAAAAAATATGGCCCGGGTGGCACCGTTCTAGTCAGTACCCCGCAGCACAAGCGACTTCGCTTTCAGCTAGCCAAGGAGCGCAAAGCATCCACCACGCTGGGGATCATCATGTCGGCCTTCATCATCTGCTGGCTGCCGTTCTTCATACTCGCCCTAGTGCGGCCCTTCCTTGGCGAGGACCACCCGACGCTCTCGTCGTTGTTCCTGTGGCTGGGCTACGCCAACTCGCTGCTGAATCCCATCATCTACGCCACCCTGAATCGGGACTTCCGGAAGCCCTTTCAGGAGATCCTGTTCTTCCGCTGTTCCAGCCTGAACAACATGATGCGGGAGGACTTCTACCACAGTCAGTACGGTGATCCCGGGTCACAGCGCCTGGTCGCCAAGAACCTCGGTAGCGCTAGGGAGAGTTTCCTTTAG